The Patescibacteria group bacterium sequence AAACATCTCTTTAATACTGGGGACTTCTTCGCCGTTTATTATATCTTGTTTATCTTCAATATTGGCGCTCTGGATCATCTGCTGTATTCTTTCTAGTGATTTATTATAATAAAAATCATAACATTTTGTTTTAAATTCCTCACTACTCAATTTATTATTGCTATCAATCCACAAATTTTTCTCAGCCCACTTAAAAAATTTGCTTATTTCCGGTGGTGTAATAACTCTTGACAATAATCGTCCGTCGACATATTTGTAACGATAAAAATTTCCTTGGACACCCTCTATCTCAGGTATCACCGCCTTCAAAATTTTGGCTCTAGCTACCCTATCTTCTACGTCCTGTTTATTATGAAAAAATTTAATAACAAAATTATCAAAAATAAAAATTGACTCCGCTAATTTATCCAAAATGAAAAATGGGTCATGGATTTTTTTCCTTACCTGATTAATAGCATCTATATTACCAACATCAAACCAGGAATTAAACGGCTTAAAATGAAACACGGACTGGTTGCCTAACATTTCATTAATAACCCCCATATCACCTAAAGTACGACTATTTTTATCTTGACTATACAAATTCTCCAAAGTAGTCCAAAATTTAACATAATCATTAATACCAACCAGACCTATATGCACACTATGTATATAACCATAATCGGTGGAGCCTTTGTCATTAATATGAATTACTTTTTCACCCACAATATTTAGAGAGGCATAATTAGCAGTATTGTCACTTTGGAAACCGGCAATCCAATTAGTATCTGGCTTGGGTATTTCATCATTAACTATAGTATCCCCGGCATGATATATAAAAGGACACTGTAGTTTATCTTTGGCTTTTAACATAGAATAACCCAAGCTGCTGCCCGGTCCTTCATATTTATCAACCTCAACAAACTCAAATCTTCTATCAGGATAAGCTAGTTTAACAAAATCCTTTATCTGCTCGCCAAAATAACCAATAGCTATAACTATTGTTATATCCTTAGGATAAGCTTCTATGATATATGATAAAGTGGGTTTTTTTCCAATCCTAATCAAAGAATGGTTAGTATATTTTACTAAATCTCCCAAATGACGGCTAGCACTAGCAGCCGGTATCAATACTTTATAGTTAACTGCGGCCATAATCGTCCTCTACTCTCACTACGTCATCCAACTCCGAAGTAGAACACTCCAAATAAAGAGCATCTCCTTCGCGAGCGGCCATACGGTGTTTTTCAAACGGCTCAATGGTAGCAACTTCTCCCGGATTTAAGATTACTTCCTTATCTTCATAAATAATAACTAATTTGCCAGACAAAGCTACTATGGTTTCAAGTTTATGTTCGTGATACTGATATGAGCATTGATGACTATTTTTCATCATTAATCTTTTGACAGTATATTTATCATTGGTCTCTAATATTTCTTCATAACCCCAAGGCTTGTCAATGTGTTGTATCTCTTTTATCATATTTTTTATCCTCTTTATATAAACCTCTACTAATTAAATCGCTACCTGGATAACCCAAATTATCATCTATACAGGCAAACAATTCATATTTTGCCAGACCCATTTTAATTGGCAAAATATCCCAACGATAAGGCGACTTTTCCAATTCAAAGGGATAATTGTTTTGCCATTTTGTCAGTTTACCAAAAATCAATCTATTTATCAAATCGTAATATTTGCGATGATTAAACTTAAAACCCAACCTATCTAATAGTATCATTACCCTGAAAAGATTGGTAGTAATCCATCGTGGCAATTTATACCTCTCTTGCTTTAATAATTTTATTAAAAATTTTTTATTAAAAATACCGGACATAGAGATAATATATTTATCATATCCTTTATCTAGTTGGTGTTTCCATAATTTTTTGGTCAAATAAACCGTATCTATATACTCATGTTCTTCTAAATTATCAGCTAAAAAATTTTTACGATATTCTCCAAAGACCCACCAGGAATACATCATGTAATCTACATTATTTTCTTTCATTTCTTTTATTATTTCCGGATAGACTTCCTGGGGTGCTAAATTCACATGATCCTCATTCCAAACTAAAATATAATCATGTTTAGCCTCGCCCACCATATCCAAAGCATTTCTAAACCAACCACCTCCAGGTCTATTGTCATCTAAGAGCTCAAATAAAACCATTTTATTACCCAAACTCTGTTTTAAAAAATCTATAACATCCTCCCTTAGATCACCTCGTACATTTATCAGCCAATTATCGGATATATCCTTAAAAGAATTAAATGAATCCTTCAAATGTTGAAATCTTCTTTGATTATTTACAAATATGTTAGCAAAAATTGTAATATTTTTATGTGCCATAATCTTATTTTTCTGATTCATCCTTCCAATATTTTTGCCCGTCTTGTGGTTTTAGCCCGACAAAAAATTGTATCAAGAATGCATCAAAAGCTCTAATAAAGGCATATTTAAAACCTGCCTTACCATCTTTATATAATTTTCTTTTGAAGTAGAGTTTCTTGAATCTATAATTAAAATACCATATACCCCTAATCAGATGTCTAAAAAAACTTTTTGTCTTTGGCGTTCTCTCAATCTGCAATTCAAGTTGAGGAAAAATTCTTTGTGGACGATAAATATAATGTTGCCATCTTTGTTGATGCCATACTATTTCTTCAAAAATTTCTACTTCCTCCCCCGTGTAATTCAAATTTTCATGCACCCTATTTTTTTCCTGTTCACAATACAAAATCCCACAATTATTTTTTAATATTCTTTCCGGGTTATCTATCAAATGCGTCACTGATTCATCAACTCTTTTTATCCTAAAAACTTTATTATCATGCTCCAACAAATAGTCTCTTATTTTAGACTTGAAATCTTCAGATAATCTTTCATCGGTATCTAAAATAATTATATAGTCCTTAGTCGCTTTGCTAATTGAATAGTTTTTAGCTTTGCCATAATGAAAAACGCCAGGTAATTTGTACTCATATAATTTTATATTGCCATGACTAGCCATAAAACTATTGATTATCTTCAAAGTATTATCTGTAGAACCGGTATCCACTATTATTATTTCATCAGCAAAATTAACCAAAGATGATAAAAAACCGCCAATTTGTTTTTCCTCATTTTTGACTATATTACATACTGAGATGCTGATTTTTCTATCTTTATCCATTTGCTTTATAATATCTATAATATTCCTTTACTGTATTTTCCCAGGAAAATCTGGAAGCAAACTCCTTGGAGTTTTCACCAATTTTTTTTATATCCCCTTCCAATATTTTTATTATTTTTTCATAAATATCCTCACTATTTTTCTGCTCTGCCAAATATCCATTATAACCATCAAACAAAGCATCCTCGATTCCGCAACCTTTGCTCCCAATAACCGGTAAACCAAAACTAGCCGCTTCCAAAAAAACCAAACCAAATCCTTCAAAATGTTCCTTGTCATTTATAGAATTTAACAAAAATATGTCAGCTATGGAATAAAAAAATAGTAACTCTTCCTCATCGGCATTATTAATAAATAAAACATTATCTGATATGTTTTTCTCTTCAATATATTGCTTTATTGAATCAACATAAATTTTGTCTTGTCCTGATCCTAAAATAAAATAACGGAAATCAGGGTATTGCTTTATAATTTTTGAAATAGCCTTCAAAGTATACAATTGGCCTTTACGTTTTTTGACGGCGCCTACTGTCAAAAAAATAGGGTAATTCTTTTCTATTAAATTATATCTTATTTTGTATTTGCCAATAATTTCTTCGGACGTTCCAGTTATCTGCGGCTTGCCCAAAAGTATTACCTCTAAATTGTCCAACTTTATTTTTTCCAAAATTCTCCTTTTAGTATAGTTACTAATACAAAAAATCTTTTGTGCTCTTTTATAAGCCAAAGTTAAAAAAAATCTTTTTACAAAACTGCCCATAGGTGCTACTGAATAAGTACCAACGCCATTTATAAAAAATTTTTTATTTGTCCCTAAAACTGCAAAATAAGCATAAACCGCATATGGCCATCCGTCAAAAGCATGCACCACGTCACTTGATGACGACATTTTTTTGATTTTATATATATTATAAAAAAAACTAAACGCCCCCGTAAGCGGGCGCATATTTTTTTTCTCGGTTATTACCCGTAGATCTAAACCAAGATTTTTGAGACCATTTACAATAGCCAAAGAATAAACTCCCCAGCCGCTGAAACTATCTATATTATTGGTAATAACAGTGACTTTCATTTTATTTTTTACCTAGCCTCTCAAGATCAGCTTCAACCATCATTTTGACCAATTCCTCAAAATTCACTTTTGGTTTCCAACTCAATTTTTCCCTAGCTTTACTATTTTGACCTTGCAGAGTAAAAAGCTCAGCTGGCCTTTTAAAGCGGGGATCTATCTTCACATATGGCTGCCAATTATTAATGCCAACACATTTAAAAGCAATATCCAAAAAATCTCTAATGCTGTGCGTTTGACCGGTAGAGATTATATAATTATCGGCCTCATCCTGCTGCATCATCAACCACATTGCTTCTACATAATCGCCAGCAAAGCCCCAATCTCTTTTACTATCTAAATTGCCTAACTTAATATCATTTGCCAAGCCCAGCTTGATGCGGGCTACTCCGTCGGTAATTTTTCTAGAAACAAACTCCTTGCCTCTAATGGGCGATTCATGATTGAACAAAATGCCATTGACGCAAAACATACTAAAACTTTCCCTATAATTTACCGTCATCCAATAAGCAAAAAGTTTGGAAATGGCATAAGGACTGCGCGGGTGAAATGGTGTGTCTTCAGTTTGAATGCCGTCAAAATTGCTGTTGCCAAACATTTCACTGGTAGCGGCGTGATAAAACTTGGCCGAAGGATGATGATGTTTAATGGCATCCAATAATTTTAAAGTGCCAATAGCATTTATTTCTGAGGTCACAATTGGCTGATCCCAAGAAGTGCCAACAAAAGATTGAGCGGCCAAATGATAAACTTCATCCGGTCTGATTGTTTTAATAGCGTGAATAAGCGACGCTTCATCGGTGAGGTCGCCGTCAATATAGTCAATGTCTTTATCAATGCCCAAATAAACCAAATTGGAAAAATCACGATTGACAATCCTCCTAATTAAACCATAGACTTTATAATCTTTGGACAATAAAAATTTTGCTAGGTAGGCCCCATCCTGACCGGTAATTCCGGTAATCAACGCTTTTTTCATAAATTTTTATTTACTTTTATCCCTCAACTTTATTATATAAAATAAGTCTGAATGTATTGATAATATAAGTTAAAAAATACCATTTTTGCAGCTCTTAGTCAATCTAAAAATTAATAACTTCCAAAATTTTCTTTGCCCTTTTATCCCAGCTATAATTTTGTACATCAAGATAAGCCCGCTCCGATATTTCTTCAGCTAATTTGCTATTACACAATATCATACTGACTTTTTCAGCCAAATCTTTTGGGTCGTCCGGTCTAAAAAAAATGGCGCTTTTTTCGGTCAATACTTCTCTTATTGAAGGCAAATCAGAAGTGATTATGGGACGCTTAGCACTCATGTACTCAAACATTTTTAGTGGAGACATATAATAAGCAAAATGTTCCTTATTAGGGAAGGACATAAGTAATATATCAAAAGCCTTTTGATAAATAGCTAAATCATACTGACTTACTTTGGGTAAAAAAATTACCCTTTCATCTATAACTAAGTCCGCTGTCTTTTGTTTATATTTTTTTATATCTTCTCCATTTCCTCCGACTGCTAAAAACAAAATTTCGTGTGGCAGATAAGACAACGCTCTAAGAATGCACGAAACACCTTTATCCATATCTTTGGTAGTGAGACTGCCTGTATATCCTAAAATAATTTTATCTTGGGGCAACTTAAATTTTTCTCTAGCCTTATCTTTGGAAAAAAGAATATCAAAAATAGACAAATCCACCGCGTCAGGAGAGACATAAATATCTGTAGAATTAATGCCCAAACTAATCAATCTATTTTTTATTGTTTTTGTCAAAACAAAAATTTTTTCACACTTACTCAAGTATTTAAGGTAAAATTTTATATTTTTGGGCAAGGCATGTGCCTCCCAAAAAATTCTACAGTTCAATCTTTGCAAAAAAGGAAGCAAATATTCATCGCGTGTATATATAACTGATCCTTTATATTTTTTTTTAAGATACTTTCTGACCGATATGGAAAATGTCAAACTCTGTAGCCAAAAACCAAGCTTGGGAACCTTACCAACCAAATCTATGCTAGGTAAATAAATAATTTTAAAATTATTTTTTACTTTGTGATAAGAGAAAACGTCTTCATTTATGTTATTTTTTCTTTTGGGAGCCACAAGGCATACATTCGCTCCTGCCTTGGCAAAAGATTCACACATCTTGGCAATTTGCAAACTATTTGCCCGTTCACTAGGTAAACGGACATTGGCAATATAAAAAAAATCTTTACTCTCGGACATTTATTTTTTGAAACTAACTTTGGCAAACCTGATTACCAATTTACCAAAATCAGAATTATTGAATTTATCTGTAATAGGTAAAATTTCTACATCAAAAATTGTTCTGTCAATTTTGTCCACAATAGGCTTACAACCGCCGTCTTCTCTATTGACCCAGTAATCATCAAAAACCACTACGGTATTTTTATCCATAACTTTGATAGTGTTGAGCCAATCGCTTTCTATAGTAGTCAAACTATGACCACCATCTATATAAACAAAATCCATTTTAGGTAATTCAGAAGCTACGGCCGGCAAAACTTCCATGGTATTGCCTTGATACAAATGTATATTAGCTCCGCTATGTGAAATAGCATCATTGACTATCTGCTTACTTGGCGGTTTTTTTGATAACTCGCGCTCATATTCTTCATTTGATAAATCTTCAAATAAATCAAACCCATAATAATGGATTTCCTCCTTATTATGATATTTTTTGGCTTCTTCAATCATAGAAATAGCCCGCTTACCGTTCCAAGTACCTATCTCCATTATTTTTTTAGGTTGAATTTTATCAATTATAGTATACAACTGACTATAACGACGAGCTTGTTTTGGTAAAATACCAATCTTTTTTAAAATTTTTCTTATTAGCATAATTTTATAATTTTATTTCTTTCCATTAAAATAAACTCCGTTGTGAATTGGGCTCTTGGTCGGAGAAAAATATCCAGCGGATATTTCTTCAAAATCCGAAAGCCAAATACGAATCCCAGCAAGTGTAACGCGCCAAAAATCATTTGGCGATCCATGATACGGCTGATTAAAAGGCACTTCTACCCAAATTAAACCTCCCGGCTTCAAAACTCTGTGTAACTCACTAATCGCTTTTTGGGGATTCTCTACGTGCTCTAGAACTGCATTGCAGACTACTGCATCAAAAGTATTGTCAACAAATTTTAAATCATGTATATCATAATTATAATCTATACAATCAGACTTGTCATACAAATCAACACTTACCCAATTTTGGCTGAATTTTTTACGCCGTACACCTATCTGCAGACATTTTTTATCTTTGCTTAATTCCAGCAACCTGGCAAAAGCATCATTTTTCTGTTTATTATTATAACCAATTTTTTTAGCCGCTTTATAATATAAATAGTAATACCAAACATTGGAAAAATATTTCTGGAGGAGATTTGCTATTTTTTTCTTATTCATTTCAAAATATTCAAATATTTTTTTATTATTGTTGACCAATCAAGGCTTTTGGCAAAGACTATAGAATTATGGCTAAAATTATGTCTGAGCTTAGAATCTTCCAAAATGAGTTTCATTTTTTCGGC is a genomic window containing:
- a CDS encoding class I SAM-dependent methyltransferase — encoded protein: MLIRKILKKIGILPKQARRYSQLYTIIDKIQPKKIMEIGTWNGKRAISMIEEAKKYHNKEEIHYYGFDLFEDLSNEEYERELSKKPPSKQIVNDAISHSGANIHLYQGNTMEVLPAVASELPKMDFVYIDGGHSLTTIESDWLNTIKVMDKNTVVVFDDYWVNREDGGCKPIVDKIDRTIFDVEILPITDKFNNSDFGKLVIRFAKVSFKK
- a CDS encoding GDP-mannose 4,6-dehydratase, yielding MKKALITGITGQDGAYLAKFLLSKDYKVYGLIRRIVNRDFSNLVYLGIDKDIDYIDGDLTDEASLIHAIKTIRPDEVYHLAAQSFVGTSWDQPIVTSEINAIGTLKLLDAIKHHHPSAKFYHAATSEMFGNSNFDGIQTEDTPFHPRSPYAISKLFAYWMTVNYRESFSMFCVNGILFNHESPIRGKEFVSRKITDGVARIKLGLANDIKLGNLDSKRDWGFAGDYVEAMWLMMQQDEADNYIISTGQTHSIRDFLDIAFKCVGINNWQPYVKIDPRFKRPAELFTLQGQNSKAREKLSWKPKVNFEELVKMMVEADLERLGKK
- a CDS encoding glycosyltransferase encodes the protein MSESKDFFYIANVRLPSERANSLQIAKMCESFAKAGANVCLVAPKRKNNINEDVFSYHKVKNNFKIIYLPSIDLVGKVPKLGFWLQSLTFSISVRKYLKKKYKGSVIYTRDEYLLPFLQRLNCRIFWEAHALPKNIKFYLKYLSKCEKIFVLTKTIKNRLISLGINSTDIYVSPDAVDLSIFDILFSKDKAREKFKLPQDKIILGYTGSLTTKDMDKGVSCILRALSYLPHEILFLAVGGNGEDIKKYKQKTADLVIDERVIFLPKVSQYDLAIYQKAFDILLMSFPNKEHFAYYMSPLKMFEYMSAKRPIITSDLPSIREVLTEKSAIFFRPDDPKDLAEKVSMILCNSKLAEEISERAYLDVQNYSWDKRAKKILEVINF
- a CDS encoding cupin domain-containing protein, with translation MIKEIQHIDKPWGYEEILETNDKYTVKRLMMKNSHQCSYQYHEHKLETIVALSGKLVIIYEDKEVILNPGEVATIEPFEKHRMAAREGDALYLECSTSELDDVVRVEDDYGRS
- a CDS encoding glycosyltransferase family 4 protein, yielding MKVTVITNNIDSFSGWGVYSLAIVNGLKNLGLDLRVITEKKNMRPLTGAFSFFYNIYKIKKMSSSSDVVHAFDGWPYAVYAYFAVLGTNKKFFINGVGTYSVAPMGSFVKRFFLTLAYKRAQKIFCISNYTKRRILEKIKLDNLEVILLGKPQITGTSEEIIGKYKIRYNLIEKNYPIFLTVGAVKKRKGQLYTLKAISKIIKQYPDFRYFILGSGQDKIYVDSIKQYIEEKNISDNVLFINNADEEELLFFYSIADIFLLNSINDKEHFEGFGLVFLEAASFGLPVIGSKGCGIEDALFDGYNGYLAEQKNSEDIYEKIIKILEGDIKKIGENSKEFASRFSWENTVKEYYRYYKANG
- a CDS encoding glycosyltransferase family 2 protein, encoding MDKDRKISISVCNIVKNEEKQIGGFLSSLVNFADEIIIVDTGSTDNTLKIINSFMASHGNIKLYEYKLPGVFHYGKAKNYSISKATKDYIIILDTDERLSEDFKSKIRDYLLEHDNKVFRIKRVDESVTHLIDNPERILKNNCGILYCEQEKNRVHENLNYTGEEVEIFEEIVWHQQRWQHYIYRPQRIFPQLELQIERTPKTKSFFRHLIRGIWYFNYRFKKLYFKRKLYKDGKAGFKYAFIRAFDAFLIQFFVGLKPQDGQKYWKDESEK
- a CDS encoding class I SAM-dependent methyltransferase translates to MNKKKIANLLQKYFSNVWYYYLYYKAAKKIGYNNKQKNDAFARLLELSKDKKCLQIGVRRKKFSQNWVSVDLYDKSDCIDYNYDIHDLKFVDNTFDAVVCNAVLEHVENPQKAISELHRVLKPGGLIWVEVPFNQPYHGSPNDFWRVTLAGIRIWLSDFEEISAGYFSPTKSPIHNGVYFNGKK